A section of the Candidatus Omnitrophota bacterium genome encodes:
- a CDS encoding polysaccharide deacetylase family protein — protein sequence MKIRLNIKRTITLSLLGLLVIIVSATLILREHYVVPILMYHSISEDSPDKDNLLAISADTFNRQMEFLQTRKYNVISLKELARLMREDAPLPHNTVVITFDDGYQDNFTVVFPIIKKYDIPITIFICPMLISEEEQYLTWPQVKKLSDSSLVDIGSHTLNHTFLPDLKGREESLIMQISGSKEILEDILKVPIDSFSYPAGGFNKNIRRIVEESGYRVAVATKPGLDYPDDDIFALKRLRISEHNKNMFIFWVKLTGLYTKVREWQRKDKDKDLKINYE from the coding sequence ATGAAAATAAGACTAAATATAAAAAGAACTATAACATTAAGCCTTTTAGGCCTTTTAGTTATTATAGTCTCTGCTACACTTATTCTTCGTGAGCATTATGTTGTTCCAATACTTATGTATCATAGCATTAGCGAAGATTCGCCTGATAAGGATAATCTACTTGCAATTTCAGCTGATACGTTTAACAGGCAAATGGAGTTTCTGCAGACTCGTAAATATAATGTAATAAGCCTAAAAGAGCTAGCCCGACTTATGAGAGAAGATGCGCCCTTACCGCATAACACTGTTGTAATTACATTTGATGATGGTTATCAGGATAACTTTACTGTTGTCTTTCCGATCATAAAGAAATACGATATACCAATTACTATTTTTATTTGTCCCATGTTGATTTCAGAAGAGGAGCAATATCTAACCTGGCCTCAGGTTAAGAAATTGTCTGATTCATCACTAGTTGATATTGGCTCACACACCTTGAATCACACCTTTTTACCTGATCTTAAAGGTAGAGAGGAGTCGTTAATTATGCAGATTAGTGGTTCAAAAGAAATCCTGGAAGATATATTAAAAGTCCCCATAGATTCCTTTTCATATCCGGCAGGCGGCTTTAATAAAAATATCAGAAGGATTGTTGAAGAAAGCGGTTATAGAGTAGCTGTAGCAACTAAACCCGGCCTAGATTATCCTGATGATGACATATTTGCATTAAAGAGGTTGCGTATTTCAGAACATAACAAGAATATGTTTATTTTTTGGGTTAAGCTCACCGGCCTTTATACAAAAGTAAGAGAGTGGCAGAGAAAGGATAAGGACAAAGATCTGAAGATTAATTATGAGTAA
- the kdsB gene encoding 3-deoxy-manno-octulosonate cytidylyltransferase, with product MDNIGVIPARFGSTRFEGKVLKTLSGKPMLQLVWEAAKQAKLLDAVIIATDDERVKRVCTEFGAKVEMTAKQHSSGTDRICEVVNPLEVKNVVNIQADEPLIRPEMIDSLVNVLLGDKKVYMATLIKKITNSRDLENTNVVKVLKDKSDWALYFSRSSIPYVRAGAEGEKAKPTFFKHIGLYAYTKDFLFTFKNLEKSELELSERLEQLRVLENGYRIKVIETEFETIGVDTPEDLEIAQNLLNGR from the coding sequence ATGGATAATATTGGTGTTATTCCTGCTCGTTTTGGTTCAACGCGTTTTGAAGGAAAAGTCCTTAAGACTTTGTCCGGGAAACCCATGCTGCAGTTGGTCTGGGAGGCAGCAAAACAGGCCAAATTACTGGATGCGGTTATAATTGCTACAGATGATGAACGCGTAAAGAGAGTATGTACTGAATTCGGGGCAAAGGTTGAAATGACGGCAAAGCAACATTCTTCAGGCACAGATAGGATTTGTGAAGTAGTCAATCCGCTTGAAGTAAAAAACGTAGTTAATATCCAGGCGGATGAGCCATTAATAAGACCTGAGATGATTGATTCTTTAGTTAATGTCCTTCTCGGGGATAAAAAAGTATATATGGCTACGCTGATTAAGAAAATAACAAACAGCCGGGATTTAGAAAATACTAATGTGGTAAAGGTGCTTAAGGATAAATCAGATTGGGCCCTGTATTTTTCGCGCTCTAGTATTCCTTATGTACGCGCTGGTGCAGAGGGAGAAAAGGCCAAGCCAACATTCTTCAAGCATATTGGATTATACGCCTATACCAAAGATTTTCTTTTTACCTTCAAGAATCTAGAAAAGTCAGAATTGGAATTAAGCGAGCGTCTAGAGCAGTTGCGCGTGTTGGAAAATGGCTATAGAATAAAGGTTATTGAAACTGAATTTGAGACTATTGGTGTGGATACGCCAGAAGATTTGGAAATTGCTCAAAATTTACTGAACGGAAGATGA
- a CDS encoding HAD hydrolase family protein: MKTKSILAKAKKIKLLMLDVDGVLTDGRIIYDSSGRDLKLFDVQDGLGVYLLSLMGIKTVLVTAKGSSVITPRAKSMRVAAVYKDIFPKTKVLESVKKRFRVSVDAICFVGDDLVDYSIMKKCGLSIAVSNACKEIKQIAHFTTKKAGGRGAVREVVEILLKAQGLWKKALSLYE; encoded by the coding sequence ATGAAGACAAAGTCAATTCTAGCTAAGGCTAAAAAAATAAAATTATTGATGCTTGATGTAGATGGCGTATTAACCGATGGCAGGATTATTTATGATAGCTCGGGCCGCGATTTGAAATTATTTGATGTGCAGGATGGACTTGGCGTGTATCTTTTAAGCCTTATGGGTATAAAAACAGTGTTGGTTACAGCAAAAGGCTCTAGCGTTATAACACCCAGAGCAAAAAGCATGCGCGTAGCCGCAGTATATAAGGATATCTTTCCCAAGACAAAGGTCCTAGAATCAGTAAAGAAAAGATTTAGGGTGAGCGTTGATGCGATTTGTTTTGTAGGTGATGATTTGGTTGATTATTCAATAATGAAAAAATGCGGTTTAAGTATTGCTGTTTCTAACGCCTGCAAAGAGATAAAGCAGATCGCGCATTTTACAACTAAAAAAGCAGGCGGCAGAGGCGCGGTACGCGAGGTAGTGGAAATCTTACTTAAGGCCCAAGGCCTATGGAAGAAGGCCTTAAGTTTGTACGAATAA
- the waaF gene encoding lipopolysaccharide heptosyltransferase II, whose protein sequence is MSKKAPKNKRILIFNVNWLGDVLFSTSALKALRQAFPKAYIASILHPRTIEVLQDNPNLDEIIIFDEKEKNKHLLSKFSFVSALAKKNFDTVYLFHRSFTRSMLMALAKIPHRIGYKAKKRAGLFLTQKIALPKGQIHRVDYFLNILRESGIDCKFSDYEFFVDNASREKIARMFEEEKVNKSDFFVCLNPGGNWNLKRWQKERFAQLADRLTLEFKAKIIITGSAKDLSLAKDIASQIREEPIITCGSTSLKELGAIIERSKLFISADSGPMHIAAALGVPIIALFGPTSAHITGPRGKGKIKIIQKDVGCCIPCYKVTCKDNRCMKTISVEDCIAAVREIIS, encoded by the coding sequence ATGAGTAAGAAGGCTCCTAAGAATAAAAGGATACTTATTTTCAATGTGAATTGGCTGGGCGATGTGTTGTTTTCTACCTCGGCATTAAAGGCACTTCGGCAGGCATTTCCTAAGGCATACATTGCCTCTATCCTACACCCGCGCACAATCGAAGTCTTACAAGATAATCCTAACCTTGATGAGATTATCATCTTTGATGAAAAAGAAAAAAACAAGCACTTATTAAGTAAATTTAGCTTTGTCTCTGCGCTTGCGAAGAAAAATTTTGATACTGTTTATTTATTTCATCGTTCATTTACGCGTTCAATGCTTATGGCGCTGGCAAAGATTCCTCACCGTATTGGTTACAAGGCAAAGAAAAGAGCAGGATTATTCTTAACGCAAAAGATTGCCTTACCGAAAGGCCAGATACATCGAGTCGATTATTTTTTGAACATCTTAAGAGAGTCAGGCATAGACTGCAAATTTTCTGATTATGAATTTTTTGTTGATAATGCTTCTCGGGAAAAAATTGCCAGGATGTTTGAAGAAGAAAAAGTCAATAAGTCTGATTTCTTCGTGTGTCTAAACCCAGGAGGAAACTGGAATTTGAAACGCTGGCAAAAGGAACGTTTTGCTCAGCTTGCAGATAGATTGACTCTTGAGTTTAAGGCAAAGATAATAATTACAGGAAGCGCAAAAGACCTATCTTTAGCTAAGGATATAGCCTCGCAGATAAGAGAGGAGCCTATAATTACCTGTGGAAGCACTAGCCTTAAAGAATTAGGAGCGATTATCGAAAGGAGCAAACTGTTCATCAGCGCTGATTCTGGGCCAATGCATATAGCAGCTGCCTTAGGGGTGCCTATCATTGCTCTGTTTGGGCCTACATCAGCACACATTACCGGACCCAGAGGTAAAGGTAAAATAAAAATTATCCAAAAAGACGTTGGCTGCTGTATTCCTTGTTATAAGGTCACATGTAAGGATAACCGCTGTATGAAGACGATTAGCGTTGAGGATTGTATAGCTGCTGTACGTGAAATCATCTCATAA
- a CDS encoding glycosyltransferase family 4 protein has translation MNILLLSTHLNPGGITTYLSSLARGLQRKGNNVFVASSGGRLEEQFNSDGIRFIYIPIRTKCELSPKLIISFFKLAKELKKYKIDIIHAHTRVTQVLGILLALFSGCSYLSTCHGFFKRRFSRRIFPAWGENVIAISQAVAEHLRKDFSLDSRRISVIHNGIDCDSFSLDKDKNKEAIKRKFNIPTHGPIIGILARLSTVKGHKFFIQAMPLILKKIPKALFLIVGEGHLKDELFSQVKRQKVTESVFFIPNQDDTREVLAIMDCFVSCSLQEGLGLSIMEAQAAGVPVVAFATGGIVSLIQHKATGLLVRHKDVSGLAEAVIGLLDDAALAERIKNRARENLRREFSIEAMVEETEKLYSRIR, from the coding sequence ATGAATATATTACTTCTTTCTACACATCTAAATCCGGGCGGCATTACTACTTATTTGTCTTCCTTGGCAAGGGGTTTGCAAAGAAAAGGAAACAATGTTTTTGTTGCTTCAAGCGGCGGCAGGCTAGAGGAGCAGTTTAATTCGGATGGTATAAGATTTATTTATATTCCTATCCGCACAAAGTGCGAATTAAGCCCTAAGCTTATTATTTCTTTTTTTAAATTAGCTAAGGAGCTAAAAAAATATAAGATTGATATAATTCATGCCCATACCCGCGTAACACAGGTTTTAGGAATTCTTTTGGCTTTATTTAGCGGCTGCTCCTATCTATCTACCTGTCATGGATTTTTTAAAAGAAGATTTTCAAGAAGAATTTTTCCAGCATGGGGTGAAAATGTTATTGCCATAAGCCAGGCAGTGGCGGAACATCTTAGGAAAGATTTCAGCCTAGATTCTCGACGCATAAGCGTAATACATAATGGAATTGATTGCGATAGCTTTAGCCTGGACAAGGATAAAAACAAAGAAGCCATAAAGAGAAAATTCAATATACCAACCCATGGTCCAATAATTGGGATCTTGGCGCGCTTATCTACTGTTAAGGGGCATAAATTTTTTATTCAGGCTATGCCCTTGATTTTAAAAAAGATACCCAAGGCTTTATTTCTCATTGTGGGAGAGGGACATCTAAAGGATGAGCTCTTCTCTCAGGTTAAAAGACAAAAAGTAACTGAATCAGTGTTTTTTATACCTAATCAGGATGACACAAGAGAAGTACTTGCGATCATGGATTGTTTTGTTTCCTGTTCTTTGCAGGAGGGATTGGGACTTTCGATCATGGAGGCGCAGGCAGCAGGCGTTCCTGTTGTTGCCTTTGCTACTGGAGGCATAGTTTCACTCATCCAACACAAAGCCACTGGATTATTGGTCAGACATAAGGATGTCTCTGGTTTGGCTGAGGCTGTAATAGGTCTCCTAGATGATGCAGCACTTGCTGAAAGAATCAAAAACAGAGCACGTGAGAACTTAAGGCGTGAGTTCTCTATAGAGGCCATGGTAGAAGAGACAGAAAAATTATATTCTAGGATTAGATGA
- the rfaE1 gene encoding D-glycero-beta-D-manno-heptose-7-phosphate kinase: MINIDKRIIDNFKKARILVIGDLILDKFIWGNVDRISPEAPVPVVYQVRESYMPGGASNVTNNLSSLKAKEVLMVGLIGRDSEGRRLKAELKKRGVNISGVFTEGARQTTLKTRIIAHHQQVVRLDHETTAPIKKESVKRIVNFVKRHVERCDAIIIEDYGKGVIDPGVLEPIIAFARSKKKIITVDPKEDHFKSYKNVTTITPNLKEACEASGQKFKKGVDVSKIGKLLMSRLNLKALLITMGDEGMQLMQRGKKSQHIPTLAQEVFDVSGAGDTVIAVFTLALACGADFMTAAHLANICAGIVVGKVGVATVSLNELSKGLNKYHG, translated from the coding sequence ATGATAAATATAGACAAAAGGATAATTGATAACTTTAAAAAAGCCAGGATTCTAGTTATCGGTGATTTAATCCTGGATAAGTTTATCTGGGGTAATGTAGATCGCATTTCACCCGAGGCTCCTGTGCCTGTGGTGTATCAGGTAAGAGAATCCTACATGCCAGGCGGAGCAAGTAATGTTACCAATAATCTTTCAAGCCTAAAGGCTAAAGAGGTTTTAATGGTCGGCCTTATTGGCCGTGACAGCGAAGGCAGAAGATTAAAAGCGGAATTAAAGAAAAGAGGCGTTAATATTTCTGGCGTATTCACAGAAGGGGCTCGTCAGACCACGTTAAAGACACGTATTATTGCTCATCATCAACAGGTCGTGCGCTTGGACCATGAAACCACAGCGCCTATAAAGAAGGAATCCGTAAAAAGGATTGTTAATTTCGTAAAGAGGCACGTAGAAAGATGTGATGCGATTATTATCGAGGATTATGGCAAAGGGGTTATAGATCCTGGAGTGCTTGAACCTATTATCGCTTTTGCCCGGAGCAAGAAAAAAATCATAACAGTTGATCCTAAAGAAGATCATTTTAAATCCTATAAGAACGTTACAACAATAACGCCGAATCTTAAAGAGGCATGCGAGGCCTCTGGTCAGAAGTTTAAAAAAGGCGTTGATGTATCTAAAATTGGCAAGCTACTTATGAGTCGCTTGAATCTCAAGGCCTTACTCATCACTATGGGCGATGAAGGCATGCAGCTCATGCAGCGCGGGAAGAAGAGTCAGCACATTCCTACGCTTGCCCAGGAAGTCTTTGATGTATCTGGTGCCGGAGATACAGTTATTGCTGTCTTTACCCTAGCCCTGGCTTGTGGAGCTGATTTTATGACTGCAGCACATTTGGCTAATATCTGTGCTGGTATAGTAGTGGGTAAGGTTGGCGTGGCAACAGTTAGTTTGAATGAGTTGTCCAAGGGGCTAAATAAATACCATGGATAA
- the clpP gene encoding ATP-dependent Clp endopeptidase proteolytic subunit ClpP produces the protein MDEKMQTLIPMVVETTGRVERAYDIYSRLLKDRIIFVGTAIDDHISNLIIAQLLFLQMEDVNKEINLYINSPGGSVTAGLAIYDTMQFIKPIVATYCVGQATSMGALLLAAGSKGKRFALPHARMMIHQPWGGVQGQASDISIQAKEILRMKDKINEILARHTGQSIERIVKDSDRDYFMSAQEAKDYGLVDEVIEHQKKK, from the coding sequence ATGGATGAGAAAATGCAGACCTTAATTCCGATGGTAGTTGAGACAACTGGAAGGGTGGAGCGCGCCTATGATATTTATTCTCGGCTCCTGAAGGACAGGATTATTTTCGTAGGTACAGCGATTGATGACCATATCTCAAATCTGATAATTGCGCAGTTGCTTTTTCTGCAGATGGAGGATGTTAATAAAGAGATCAATCTTTATATCAACTCTCCGGGTGGTTCTGTGACAGCAGGTCTGGCAATTTATGATACGATGCAATTTATAAAACCGATTGTGGCTACTTACTGTGTTGGTCAGGCTACGAGCATGGGAGCGCTGCTGTTGGCAGCTGGAAGTAAAGGTAAACGTTTTGCCCTGCCTCATGCACGTATGATGATTCATCAGCCCTGGGGTGGCGTTCAAGGTCAGGCCAGCGATATCTCAATTCAGGCAAAGGAAATTTTGCGCATGAAAGATAAGATTAATGAAATACTTGCGCGTCATACAGGTCAGTCAATAGAAAGAATAGTTAAGGATTCTGACCGTGATTACTTTATGAGCGCCCAAGAGGCAAAAGATTATGGCTTGGTAGATGAGGTTATTGAGCATCAAAAGAAGAAATAA
- a CDS encoding KpsF/GutQ family sugar-phosphate isomerase: MNLKRARQVLKIESEAIKRLIPRLDNKFLKALDLLYRCKGRIVVTGMGKAGIIGQKISATLSSTGTPSLWLHSAEASHGDLGRIRRDDCVLALSNSGETEELKNFLPIIKKIGVKLISITGAPKSTLGRFSDVVVDASIKYEACPLGLAPTASTTVMLALGDALAVCLLEKKGFKEKDFAFYHPGGALGKRLLLTVGDIMRSGKSSPVVLENTPVSKVLFAITKARAGSASIIDKKGRLVGIFTDGDLRRHLGKDATLPHRRVSEVMTRNPRVIKKDCLAAEALRILQEKKIDELPVVDNKAKPLGLVDVQDILKAGIV; encoded by the coding sequence ATGAATTTAAAACGGGCAAGACAAGTATTAAAGATTGAATCGGAAGCAATTAAGAGGCTAATTCCCAGATTGGATAATAAGTTTTTAAAGGCCTTAGATCTATTATATAGATGTAAGGGTAGAATAGTAGTTACAGGGATGGGCAAGGCCGGGATTATCGGCCAGAAGATTTCAGCCACGCTTTCTTCTACTGGCACACCCAGTCTATGGCTGCACTCTGCTGAGGCAAGTCACGGAGATCTAGGCCGCATAAGGCGCGATGATTGTGTCCTGGCACTTTCGAATAGCGGCGAGACAGAGGAGTTGAAGAATTTCTTGCCTATAATTAAAAAGATAGGCGTGAAATTAATATCGATTACAGGAGCTCCCAAATCTACTCTGGGGAGGTTTTCGGATGTGGTTGTTGATGCCAGTATCAAATATGAGGCCTGCCCTCTAGGCCTTGCGCCAACAGCCTCAACTACAGTTATGCTTGCTTTAGGTGATGCCTTGGCTGTGTGTTTGTTGGAAAAGAAAGGTTTTAAGGAGAAGGATTTCGCTTTTTATCATCCAGGAGGAGCCTTGGGTAAAAGGTTGTTGCTTACAGTTGGTGATATAATGCGCTCTGGAAAGAGCTCTCCTGTAGTTTTAGAGAATACGCCGGTATCAAAAGTACTTTTTGCGATTACAAAGGCACGCGCAGGTTCTGCTTCCATCATTGATAAGAAGGGACGCCTGGTTGGTATTTTTACCGACGGTGACTTGCGCAGGCATTTAGGTAAAGATGCGACTTTGCCACATCGGCGAGTCAGCGAAGTGATGACAAGAAACCCCCGCGTTATTAAAAAAGACTGCCTGGCAGCAGAGGCATTGCGTATATTGCAAGAGAAAAAGATTGATGAGCTGCCTGTTGTTGATAACAAGGCCAAACCTTTGGGCCTAGTGGATGTTCAGGATATTTTAAAGGCAGGGATTGTATAA
- a CDS encoding alanine--glyoxylate aminotransferase family protein: MNKTYLLTPGPTPLPPEVREALSREIIHHRTKAFQEILGECLNDLKEIFKTKNDIFILTSSGTGAMEAAVVNLLSRGDKALCVQGGKFGERWTEICQAYGVDAEIVDVQWGEAVDPQVIEEKLKANEDIKAVFTTLCETSTATSSDIKAIGSIVGNHKCVLVVDAISALGAVDLETDEWGVDVVVCGSQKGLMLSPGLAFISMSPKAYSLMESSDLSRYYFDLRKAKKIVDKPDTPFTPAVSLVVALKEALSLMKKEGLEQRFKRFSLYREALKKAAVALGLSIFSRSPSDAVTAINLPPDIDGVKLVKIMRDTYGVGIAGGQGKLKGKIIRIAHMGYINARDIITAISALEDTLKDMGYKFQIGAGIKAAKEILKETR; encoded by the coding sequence ATGAATAAGACCTACTTACTTACTCCAGGACCAACTCCATTGCCGCCTGAGGTTAGAGAGGCATTATCTAGAGAGATCATTCATCATCGCACAAAGGCATTCCAAGAGATTCTAGGAGAGTGCCTGAATGATTTGAAAGAGATATTTAAAACCAAGAATGATATATTTATTCTTACTTCTTCAGGAACAGGAGCAATGGAGGCAGCCGTAGTAAATCTCCTCTCGCGAGGCGATAAAGCGCTTTGCGTCCAAGGCGGGAAATTCGGAGAGCGTTGGACAGAGATATGCCAGGCCTACGGTGTTGATGCAGAGATAGTTGATGTCCAATGGGGTGAGGCTGTAGACCCTCAAGTAATCGAGGAGAAATTAAAGGCCAACGAAGATATTAAGGCAGTGTTCACAACTTTATGTGAGACCTCAACTGCCACATCTAGTGATATTAAGGCAATAGGTTCTATTGTAGGCAATCATAAATGCGTGCTTGTTGTAGATGCAATTAGTGCTTTAGGCGCTGTTGATTTAGAGACAGACGAATGGGGAGTTGATGTTGTTGTTTGTGGTTCTCAGAAAGGCCTGATGCTTTCTCCTGGATTGGCCTTTATCAGCATGAGCCCTAAGGCCTATTCCTTAATGGAGAGTTCTGATTTAAGCCGCTATTATTTTGATTTGCGAAAAGCAAAAAAGATAGTTGATAAACCTGATACGCCATTTACTCCTGCTGTTAGTTTGGTTGTAGCCTTGAAAGAGGCTTTGAGCCTTATGAAGAAAGAGGGATTAGAGCAGCGTTTTAAGAGGTTTTCTCTTTATAGAGAGGCTCTCAAGAAGGCAGCAGTTGCCTTAGGGCTTTCTATTTTTAGCAGGAGCCCCTCAGATGCTGTAACCGCGATAAATTTACCCCCTGATATTGACGGCGTAAAATTAGTAAAGATAATGCGCGATACCTATGGAGTAGGAATAGCTGGCGGTCAGGGAAAGCTTAAAGGTAAAATCATTCGCATCGCCCATATGGGTTACATCAATGCCAGAGATATCATTACTGCTATTTCTGCTTTAGAGGATACTTTAAAAGATATGGGTTATAAATTCCAAATCGGTGCAGGAATAAAAGCAGCAAAAGAAATATTGAAAGAGACAAGATAA
- the lptB gene encoding LPS export ABC transporter ATP-binding protein, whose amino-acid sequence MLLLEIKDLSKTYGTRQVVNGVSLTVGRSEIVGLLGPNGAGKTTTFYMIMGIVAPDKGKIILDQQELAKMPIHKRSRYGMAYLSQEPSVFRKLTVQENIMAILETLNISQHERRRRLEHLLEELKISHLMNSKAYTLSGGERRRLEITRALVTKPSFILLDEPFSGIDPIVVAEAQELIKELKEKGLGILLTDHNVRETLSITDRAYVINEGRILISGKAKDLIDDAQARKVYLGEKFKM is encoded by the coding sequence ATGTTGCTTCTAGAAATCAAGGATTTGTCAAAGACTTATGGTACGCGTCAGGTGGTTAATGGCGTAAGCCTGACCGTAGGCCGTTCCGAGATAGTAGGGCTTCTTGGCCCTAATGGGGCAGGCAAAACTACCACATTTTACATGATTATGGGTATTGTTGCTCCAGATAAGGGCAAGATAATACTAGATCAGCAAGAGCTTGCAAAGATGCCCATACATAAACGTTCTCGCTACGGTATGGCCTATCTTTCTCAAGAACCCTCTGTCTTTAGAAAACTTACAGTGCAGGAAAATATCATGGCAATTCTAGAGACATTGAATATTTCCCAGCATGAGAGACGCCGCAGGTTAGAGCATCTCTTGGAAGAGCTGAAGATTTCTCATTTGATGAATAGCAAGGCATATACCCTTTCAGGCGGTGAACGCAGACGATTGGAAATTACCAGGGCATTAGTTACCAAGCCATCGTTTATCCTCTTGGATGAGCCTTTTTCTGGTATTGACCCTATTGTGGTTGCCGAGGCCCAGGAATTAATCAAGGAATTAAAAGAGAAAGGTCTAGGGATTTTGCTTACTGACCATAACGTACGTGAGACACTTTCTATTACTGACAGGGCATATGTTATTAATGAAGGCCGTATTCTTATATCAGGAAAGGCTAAAGATTTGATTGATGATGCCCAGGCGCGAAAGGTCTACCTGGGTGAGAAGTTCAAGATGTGA
- the kdsA gene encoding 3-deoxy-8-phosphooctulonate synthase — MKTIKLGKIIIGKDKLVLIAGPCVIEGRKFALNHAKRIKRICAKYKMPLIFKSSFDKANRTSLSSFRGPGIRVGLKILKEIRYTLGIPILSDVHCVRDVELAAGVLDVIQIPAFLCRQTDLLLEAAQTGKIINVKKGQFLAPWDVGEIIKKIESKKNKRILLTERGTSFGYNNLVFDLRNLSIMRKFGYPVIFDATHSVQLPAAGGTASGGQREFVAGYTRAAVAFGCDGLFLEVHEKPQRAPCDGPNMISFNELEKILEGVCKIKETLK, encoded by the coding sequence ATGAAAACAATTAAATTAGGGAAAATTATAATAGGTAAAGATAAACTAGTTTTAATCGCCGGTCCCTGCGTAATCGAAGGCAGGAAATTTGCACTCAATCATGCCAAGCGCATTAAAAGGATCTGCGCTAAATATAAGATGCCCTTGATTTTTAAATCCAGTTTTGATAAGGCTAATCGCACCTCACTTTCATCTTTTCGCGGTCCAGGCATAAGAGTCGGACTCAAGATCTTAAAAGAGATAAGATATACATTGGGTATTCCTATATTAAGTGATGTCCACTGCGTAAGAGACGTTGAATTAGCAGCTGGAGTCTTAGATGTTATTCAGATTCCGGCATTTCTCTGCAGGCAAACAGATCTACTTCTTGAAGCTGCCCAGACAGGCAAAATTATCAATGTGAAGAAAGGCCAATTTTTGGCACCCTGGGACGTAGGTGAAATAATAAAGAAAATTGAATCAAAAAAGAATAAAAGAATCTTGCTTACAGAAAGAGGCACAAGTTTTGGATATAATAATTTAGTATTTGATTTAAGGAATCTTTCTATAATGCGCAAATTTGGTTATCCCGTAATTTTTGATGCGACGCATTCAGTGCAGTTGCCGGCAGCAGGAGGCACTGCCTCGGGTGGCCAGAGAGAGTTTGTGGCAGGTTACACTCGTGCTGCTGTTGCCTTTGGTTGCGACGGACTTTTCCTAGAGGTGCATGAGAAGCCGCAAAGGGCTCCTTGCGACGGACCGAATATGATAAGCTTTAATGAGCTAGAGAAGATCTTAGAAGGCGTCTGTAAGATAAAGGAAACATTAAAATGA